A window of Liolophura sinensis isolate JHLJ2023 chromosome 4, CUHK_Ljap_v2, whole genome shotgun sequence genomic DNA:
GTAAAcgtaagtttttttcttttagtaaaGTATCAActattgtgtttgtttatttgcagaaaaaaaaagagagagcacttacatattcatttgactggatGTGTAAGGGAATAACAGTTTAATATATCACTAGTATGATAATGGGATAGGTGGGCAAACAAAAACAGAGGCTTATTTTGAACACAATGTGTTTTCACAAAGAACATACAGCATGAGATTGAGTGAAAGAGGGAGAAGTCACAGTCAACAGGCCGATCAGTcaataataaattcaaaaatgagTTTTGTCAAATTGCTGTCTGTATCGAACGCCTTCAACATTGGCATCTGGAGCAATGACACCATCCCCTTGTTGatcacctccattattttcatcCTCCTCTTCATTACCTGGAAGAGGAATTTGTCTCAATTTGCAGATATTGTGCAGAACAGCGCATGCCAAAATTATTTGGCAGGCTTTGTCTGGTGACATCCTTATTTCTCCATGCAATACATGAAATCTTCTCTTCAACTGGCCTATATCCCTTTCAACTACACTACGTGTCCGTTTGTGGGacctaaaatgtaacaaaatgaacaaatcattttatccagagtttaaaaaaaaaaacctgccaAAAAAATGACTTTCCACTAATGAGATTCGATCTCAGAATATCAGGATTATGAGAAGGTCCAACTTAACCACCATACCAGTTATCCCCCCTGTTGTGAGGAAGGATTTATGCCTTCATCAAATTTTTGCGATGAACTCttataatgtttacatttcagtaaTTATGCATCTTTATAAAAACTCAAGTGTTTGAAATgaggatatattttttttcaaaaaaagaaaaattcccGTCAATTACCGAATACAGAAAAGTATGCGCCGCCAATGAATATCACTGGAAACTACTCAATGTTCGCGATACAAAGCTCAGTTAGGTGATATTTTAATACCTGTTGTAATTTGTTTGAGGGCCAGGTTGTGGCCTGAGGAAAGGGGTAAGAAGCCAGCGTTTAGATGGGTACCCGCTATCTCCGATCAGATGAGTGTGGATGGGTGCGTGGTGGTTTTCAAAAAGCTGTCTCAGTCCACTTTCAGCCAGAATTCGAGCGTCATGTGTTGACCCTGGCCATTTTGCGACAATGTCGAGAATGTTGTACTTCGCATCCACAACAATTTGAACGTTAATACTGTGGTAATGGTGCCGATtaacaaattcattttcaaatgtgCTAGGAGCGGTGATTTGTACGTGTGTCCCATCAATAGCCCCAACAATGCCTGGGAACTGGGCAGCAGCGTAGAACTCTTCCTGTTTTTCACGGATTTCGCGAGCTGTCAGTGGAAAACGAATGAACTGAACAATTAGCCGGTTTGAAGATAGACTTCTTACAGTAGCTGTGATAGCCCTAGATACAGTCGGCTGTGAAACTCCCATGTCATCACCATTGCATAGCTGCATTTTCCCAGTTGCCAAAAAACGAAGAGTAATCAACACTTTCTGCATTGGAGTAAGTGCACAGTTTCTATTCGATCCACTTACAATGTCATCCCTAACTAGTGATTCGATATACCGAATCCCTGCAGCATCCAGACGAAACCTTTCTAAGAGCTCCTTATCATTATATTCGTTCAAACAATCTCTTCTTTCCTTAAAGTGGCGTCGATTTGGTTGAGCGGccgccatgttgttgttgtttaagaaATACTTAAGAATTTAAGAGAAAGATAAAAGTGGTCATGGGCACACTTAGAATTTAAGAATTTCTTAACACTTAAGTATTTTTTagctatttaagaattttttagtgggtttaaaaaattttttaacgTTAAGAAATGGTTAAGAATCTTTATGAATACGGGCCCTGACGCATAgttgtttttgacgtaatgcccgaaactaAGTTCcaccaacaagatcgtctcttggacttgagtaatcgacgagccttagctctaaatgcacgaacctggtttaaattattatgagTAGGACAATGAtgaaatctgcgttcagcctttttgcggtccttaatggctttacgacagtcattgtcgtaccagggtttacttttggattttggatttgtcgagcttttagggatagttctatcggcagctcgtaaataCCAGCTCATTTTAAaacaggatcatctgctgcattgagggtatctggagagatatcagcctcacagaacatctcaaatgcgaccCAGTTTGATtgatcgaatttccacctagctacacgctctaaagaattagaagtgataagCTCTatgattataggaaaatggtcacgaccaagatcgtcatgcaccttccaagaaaaatccgggagaagtgatggatctgcgatagtgagatcgatagcagatacccggatgtaaatagatATTAGatccatcattgaaataacagttCCTTTTTCGATATGAAGTCTTCTACTATCTTTCCCTTATTATTTGTGTTTGCCCCAAAGGGGGTTGTGGGAATTAAAATCccccattattataaacggttttggcaattgttcttttaaattatgtaactggaaagctgagaaagaaatgttaggaggaatatacactgaacataatgtgattgtttcagacaatgaaacacggacggccacagcctggaGGTTTGCATCCAGAGCTACAGggctgtgaatgaatgaatgaatgattatggctttacgccacattggcaatatttcagccatatcgtgtcaagaacatgtttaaaacgaAGAATCAGTATATGATTTTCAAGACTGAAgtatgaacatacaaaacaaatgaaaaatgacagacatgtttaaaactaggtaaaacaatcaaagctctttaaaaacttgaaaaccacacagcttttgaaattttaatatgtatatatgaactagaaatatctatgtgaaataaaaatgaaattatatgttatgatataatccaatatgttttaagtaattaatgacagtatcgccagcgacactgtcaaataaatcaaatatagagctgactgtgtagaatctttgcctaatatgagcaaagtccacacagtcaacgataatatgtttcatgccgtactggGCATTACAAccaacacactcaggagcaCTGCTCACATCTAAcgtaaaattgtgtgttagacgagaatgcacAATACGGCACCTTGTTAGAACTACTTGGTCCCTACGAGACCTATTAAGAGTATAAGAATTATTGccagtgacaggatgaatagcatgcagtttgttgtggatctgcaaatcccattcaccctgccaaaggcgacgaatatatttaagaatatgagatctaaaatcagtgtaacaaattttcattttccatatgggtttattaagggcagctttcgcctccctgtccacgactgtgtctccatggataccaatgtgacttggtatccaacagaatacaatatctttacctcttttagtTAGATTTTTATGTACGGCTAATATCTCAAGGATggaaggatttttaaatttattattctgaattgccaaaaggcaagagagcgAGTCCGTGCAGATCacagccctctgggcatgcccagcagaaacatatgacaaagccagaagtatagctctggcctctgcagaaaagattgaagatgaggatggaagacaaagagaagtgacccgctgttctaagacagccgcagctgCAACCttctccccatccttcgacccatcagtatatataaatttataatctggataattagcctttatctcagaaaaaactttgctgaattattagaggattcgtatttcttttgttatgtttacgtagatcaaatatcaatataggttgtgggagaagccagggaggagactccggaaaagaaaccggagctataTTCTCAAGCTCGATGCCAGCTCCCACAACATGGTCCCGAacgcgaagaccgaacgaagggatcttattaggacatttgttatatttgtctacatataacggattgaaaacacagtcataggcagggtttgttgggtgtgctttaagctttgtagtatattgaaggcatagttttatacgcctgagatgtaaagaaggctcattagcttcgacgtataaactttctactggtgaagttctaaatgcaccaaggctgagcctcaaaccttggtgatggacggGATCTAACATtttaagataggatttccttgcagaaccataaatgatggacccatagtccaatttagacctcaccagagaacgatataaattaagtaaaactgatcggtcagcaccccaatcggtactagacacgaccttaattatatcgagagcctttgtacatttagctttaggcatttttatatgaggtataaaggataatttttttatcaaatataacccctaaaaatttattttccccaacaatcttcactggttctccacaaaatttaagctcagggtctagatgaagtttccgtttattacagaaatgcataccgacggttttagatgtagaaaatctaaaaccgttggcaactgcccatttctcaatcttgttgagacaaagctgcagttgccgctcgatgttattcatatttttagcacagtagcatatgaggaaatcatctacgtataaagaaccctcagtgccagatgtcaacgtttttagctaagctattaatttttatgctgaacagtgttggcgaaagaatactgccctggggaacacccatctcctgctcatgcgaatcagaaagagtggacccaacccgtaccttaaactgacgatcggataaaaattgtgatataaatataggtaatcgacctttaagacccatatccgtgaggtcttttaaaataccatatttccatgtggtgtcgtaggccttttcaaggtcaaaaaatatcgacaccacatgttcattattaatcaaaccgtcacgaataaaagtttcgaaacggacaaggtgatctaaagtagatcgaccttgacgaaaaccacattgtatattagatagtaacttgttggtttcaagaaaccaaacaagcctatcatttatcatccgttccatagtcttacagacgcagctggtaagagctatgggacggtaattatttggatcagtatgatccttacccggtttagggactgGGATAATACACACCTCCCTCCAAGTCGGCCTCCAAGTCCAAGTCAGTTTGCCAAATGTCATTAAGCAAATctaagagagtctcaagtggctcagatggtaaatgattcagaagcttataatatatattatcagggccacacgcagtatcgtgtgcctttttaaGAGAAGTTTAAAGTTCCTCAATTGAAAAACGACggttataatcttctaaattcttagaggaaaaaggcaatttaattttctccttatgttttttaatacgttgaaactcagaagtgtaattctcagaagaagatttctgagatattgtttcagctagtttattcgcTATTTCAGATGGCGATGTTAATAgggtatcgccatcttttaaatgctgaattttggctttgttgtttttgcccttaagcttctgaaccatgttccagaccttacgcatgggtgtttttgacgtaatgcccgaaacaaagttccgccaacaagatcgtctcttggacttgagtaatcgacgagccttagctctaaaaatacgaacctggtttaagttattatcagtaggacatatattaaaatttcgctcggcctttttgcggtccttaatggctttgcgacagtcctgatcataccagggtttacttttggatttgggatttgtcgaggtcttagggatagttctgtcagccgcttgtaaaacaagctcattaaatattaatataggatcatctgctacACTGAGAGCttctgaggtgatatcagcctcacagaacatctcaaatgcgatccaatctg
This region includes:
- the LOC135464398 gene encoding putative nuclease HARBI1, with the protein product MAAAQPNRRHFKERRDCLNEYNDKELLERFRLDAAGIRYIESLVRDDIVSGSNRNCALTPMQKVLITLRFLATGKMQLCNGDDMGVSQPTVSRAITATVRSLSSNRLIVQFIRFPLTAREIREKQEEFYAAAQFPGIVGAIDGTHVQITAPSTFENEFVNRHHYHSINVQIVVDAKYNILDIVAKWPGSTHDARILAESGLRQLFENHHAPIHTHLIGDSGYPSKRWLLTPFLRPQPGPQTNYNRY